The DNA region GGCCGGCTGCCATGTGTGAGCACCTGCACGACACCACCTCCCGGTATGACGCTGCAGAGAAGTTGCTGACCTTTCTTCGCTTCTGCCGGACCTGCGGCATCGAGGAGGTCGTCGAGACCGTCGACTACGAGCCCAGGCCAGTGTTTACACAACAAGGAGCCCTGGCCCCGGTCATCGTCCTACCGGTGGAATCGTCCATACCGCCGGACACGACTCTGGACGAGTGGCGCCACCGGAAGCTGGCCGCGTGAGCGGAAACCCAATAACCACACGAAGGAGACGAGGACGTGACGGTTAGAGAGATCATCGCCCGGCATCCGCGAGCGGTCCCCCTGGACCGCGACCTGCTGTTGCGCTGTATAGACGAGTGCTTCGACTGCTCTGCCACGTGCACCGCCTGCGCCGACGCCTGCCTCGGCGAGCCGGACGTGCCGGAGCTCGTCCGGTGCGTCCGGCTCAATCTCGACTGCGCCGATGTCTGCGACAGCGTCGGCCGCGTCGTGACCCGCCAGACCGAACCCGACCTTGACGTGGTCCGCGCCGGGCTCGAGGCGTGCGTGGTCACCTGTCGTGCTTGCGCCGAGGAGTGCGAGCGCCACGCTCCCCACCACGACCACTGCCGCGTCTGCGCGGAGGTTTGCCGCCGCTGCGAGCAGGCGTGTGGCGATCTGCTCGCCTCCATGGGCTGAGGACCGCGCAAGCGCGTGTCGCTATCGCCACATCGGCGGGACCTATCTACAGCGGCCCTGCGATTGGCAAAGGTTTTCGACCATGCCTGTCCCACTCGGCACCGAGGTGAGAAGAAAGCCGTTCCGGCGGGCGACGCTGTCGACAGGCGTGGCGTTTTGGGTGGCGGCCTTGATCGCGTTCCTGGGGTTTGCGGGGAACACGGCAGCCTCGCCCTTGTACCGGATCTACCAGGCCGAGTTCGGCTTCTCGGCAACCACGCTCACCCTCTTGTTCGCTGTCTACATCGTCGTCCTGCTGCTCACGCTTCTTGTCTTCGGCTCGGTGTCTGATCACGTCGGTCGCAGGCCGGTGATACTCGCGGGCCTGGCCGCAGGTGCGGTCGCGTGCGGCCTGTTCCTGCTCGCACACGGGGTTGGACTGCTGTTCGGCGCCCGCGCACTGCAGGGTGTGGCCGCTGGCCTCATTGCCGGCACGGCCAGCGCGACCCTTCACGATCTGCGACCGGAAAGCGGTGTTACGCCGGTCGTCTCCAGCGCCATGCCCACAGGCGGACAAGCGCTCGGCGCGATCGGAGCTAGCGCGCTGGCCCAGTACGCCGTGGCGCCGACCCGTCTGGTCTGGTGGCTGCTGCTCGCGGCCTTCATCACAGGCGCCGTTGCTGTGCTTGCCATGCCCGAGCCCGGAAGGCTTCGTGCAGGCGCTGTGAGCTCAATGCGGCCGCAGGTCAGTCTGCCTCCGGCGGCCAGGGGCGCCTTCGCCGCGACGGTCCCCGCCCTGATCGGGATGTGGGCACTCGCCGGGCTCTATCTGTCGCTGGGACCGTCGCTGGCCGTGCAGCTGCTGCACTCGAAGAACCTGCTTTGGGGCGGCATCTTGATCTTCCTGCTCACCGGTCTCGGCGCGGTAGCCTCGGCCGTGCTCGCGAGGAAGAATCCATCCGGCGTGATCCTGGGCGGCTGCCTCGCTCTTATCGCTGGAGCCTTGGTGACGTTCGCCGCCATCGAGACCAACACGGCAATGGCTCTTTTCGTCGGCACGGCCATCGCGGGGCTCGGCCTCGGATCCGCATTCATGGGCGCATACCGCTCGACTGTCGCGCTGGCCCCACCCCATGATCGGGCGGGAGTGATCACTGCGATCTACATCGTCGGCTACCTGTCGACCGGCATTCCCGCCGTGATCGGCGGCATCGCAACAACGAACTATGGCCTGCACGAGACCGCACTTGTCTACTCGGTTGCCGTCGCGGTGCTCGCCGCTTCGGCGGTCGCCCTGCTTGTTCGTCGCATGACTACCGGTAGGGCGATGCGTGGAACCCACGATGCCGGCGCGCCTCCCGGCCCGGGCACGGTGCCACCATGCCCGCCTGTCGGCGGGCGCCGCAGTGAAGCAAGAGCATGAGCACGTCAGGAGCCGGCCAGGAGATCACTCAGATCGGATACGACGATGTCGGCGCCGTGTCTGCGCAGCTCGCTCGCCTGTCCCACGCGATCGACGCCGACCACGCAGCCGAAACCGCCGGCGCGGCCGGCCTCGACGCCGGCCAGGGCGTCTTCGAACACGGCACCCTCCGGAGGCGCGATGGCAAGCCGGCGGGCACACTCGAGAAAGAAGTCGGGTGCGGGCTTGCCGCGAAGATCCTCCTGCTCGCCGATTTGCGCGTCGACGACCTCTTCGAAGAAGTCCTCGATTCCGGCCGCCGCGATTACCTCCCTCGCGTTCCCGCTCGAGGACACGACCGCGCACGGTAACCCCGCGCCCCGCGCCGCTTCGATAAAGCGGACGGAGCCCTCGTACGGCTCGACGCCGTGCGTCTCGATGATGCGCTGGACGATTTCGTTCTTCCGGTTTCCCAAACCGGCGACAGTCTCGGCGCTCGGCGGATCCGCTGGATCACCCTCGGGCAGAGTGATCTCGCGCGCCTGGAGGAATGACCTCACGCCGTCGTAACGCGGCTTGCCATCTATGTACTTGGCGTAGTCGGCGACGGGATCGAACGGCAGAAAGGCCTCGGCCCCCTGCTCGGCGCGCGCTCGCAGATAAGCATCGAACATCTTCTTCCACGCAGCAGCGTGCACCACCGCTGTGCGCGTGAGAACTCCGTCGAGATCGAACAGGCACGCCCGGACATCCGAGCCGATGCCGAGGTCGAAGGCCAAGCGGGACATCACAGGCGATCATCCGACCGCCCGTGTGAAGTGCAATGCCGCTTTCCGATCGCGTGATCGGCCACTGTTGGCGCTGACGCCGCCCGCAAGCGGTCTTCTACAAAGACCATGATCGGCGGTAACGGAGGATGATCCAGCACCCGGCCTTTCCGGTCGAGCCGTGGGCGCTGCGCGAGGTCGACCTCGACCTGGAGATGCTTGCGCAGACCGAGTCGGTGTTCGCCCTCGCGAACGGGCATGTCGGACTCAGGGGGAACCTCGACGAGGGCGAGCCACACGGGCTGCTGGGGACCTACTTGGCGGGCTTCTATGAAAGCCGGCCGCTGCCGTACGCCGAGGCCGGATACGGGTACCCGGAAGCGGGACAGACCGTGGTCAACGCGACCGACGGCAAGATCGTTCGCCTGCTGATCGAGGATGAGCCGTTCGACATTCGCTACGGCGAGCTGCGCAGCCACGAGCGGGTGCTGGACTTCCGCGCGGGAGTACTCCGCCGTCACGTCAATTGGGTCTCGCCCACCGGGCGCCCTGTTCGCGTTTGCTCCACGCGGCTGGTGTCGTTCACTCATCGCGCGGTCGCCGCGATTCTTTACGAGGTCGAGCCGCTCGACCGGAGAATTCCGGTGGTGGTGCAGTCGGAGCTCGTGGCCAACGGACCGTTGCCCGCGAGCGAGCACGACCCGCGCGTCGCGGCAGCGCTGGCGTCTCCCCTGCAGGCGGAGTCGGCGGATGCGCATGATGCGTACGGCGCCCTGACACACTCGACGAAAGCGAGCGGCCTCACATTGGCTGCCGCGATGGACCACATCATCGACGGCCCGCCGGGCACCGAGATGCGCTCAGAGTCGTTCGACGACCTGGCCCGTGTGACCGTGACCGCCGACGTCGCGCCGGGGCGCCCGCTGCGGCTCGTCAAGTTCCTCGCCTACGGCTGGTCGAGCCAGCGTTCCGTGCCGGCGATCCGTGACCAGGTTGCCGCGGCGCTCGCCGCGGCTAGGCACACTGGCTGGCAACGGCTCCTCGACGAGCAGCGCGAATACCTCGATGAGTTCTGGGAGCGCGCAGACGTCGAGCTCGAGGGAGATGCCGAACTGCAGCAGGCGGTTCGGTTCGCGCTGTTTCACACACTTCAGGCAAGCGCCAGGGGTGAGCAGCGAGCGGTGGCCGCAAGGGGGCTTACGGGCCCGGGCTACGACGGCCACACGTTCTGGGACACCGAGTCGTTCGTCCTTCCGGTGCTGACCTACACCGCTCCTCACGTCGTGGCAGACGCGCTGAGCTGGAGAAGCCTGACGCTCGATCTCGCCAAGCAGCGCGCCGCGCAGCTGGGCCTGCGGGGCGCGGCGTTCCCGTGGCGGACGATCCGCGGAGAGGAGTGCTCGGGCTATTGGCCCGCCGGAACCGCGGCGTTCCATATCAACGCCGACATTGCCGACGCGGTCGTCCGCTACCAGGCCGCAAGTGGGGACGAGGCGTTCGAGCGCCGGGTCGGCCTCGAGCTCCTCGTCGAGACCGCCAGGCTGTGGCGATCGCTCGGGCACTACGACGCCGCCGGGCGTTTTCGGATCCACGGCGTGACCGGACCCGACGAGTACAGCGCGCTCGCCAACAACAACGTGTACACCAACCTCATGGCCCAGCGTAACCTCCGCGCCGCCGCCGACAGCGCGGAGCGCCACCCGCGGCGTGCCGCCGAACTCGGGGTCAATCACGATGAGGCGGCCGGCTGGCGCGCCGCCGCACAGACGATGCTCGTCCCCTACGACGAGAATCTGGGCATTCACCCGCAGGCGGAGGGATTCATCGAGCATCCACCGTGGGACTTCACCGCCACCGCGCCGGAGCAGTACCCGCTGCTGCTGCACTTTCCTTACTTCGACCTGTATCGCAAGAAAGTCGTCAAGCAGGCCGATCTCGTGCTTGCGCTGTATCTGCGCGGCGACGCCTTCACCCCGCAGCAGAAGGCCCGTAACTTCGAGTACTACGAACCGCTGACGGTCCGCGACTCGTCACTGTCTGCATGCACTCAGGCAGTGGTGGCAGCCGAGGTCGGCCACCTGGAGCTGGCCTACGACTACTTCGGAGAGGCCGCGCTGACGGACCTTGCCGACCTTCACCAC from Thermoleophilaceae bacterium includes:
- a CDS encoding four-helix bundle copper-binding protein, with protein sequence MTVREIIARHPRAVPLDRDLLLRCIDECFDCSATCTACADACLGEPDVPELVRCVRLNLDCADVCDSVGRVVTRQTEPDLDVVRAGLEACVVTCRACAEECERHAPHHDHCRVCAEVCRRCEQACGDLLASMG
- a CDS encoding beta-phosphoglucomutase family hydrolase, with translation MAFDLGIGSDVRACLFDLDGVLTRTAVVHAAAWKKMFDAYLRARAEQGAEAFLPFDPVADYAKYIDGKPRYDGVRSFLQAREITLPEGDPADPPSAETVAGLGNRKNEIVQRIIETHGVEPYEGSVRFIEAARGAGLPCAVVSSSGNAREVIAAAGIEDFFEEVVDAQIGEQEDLRGKPAPDFFLECARRLAIAPPEGAVFEDALAGVEAGRAGGFGCVVGVDRVGQASELRRHGADIVVSDLSDLLAGS
- a CDS encoding MFS transporter, encoding MPVPLGTEVRRKPFRRATLSTGVAFWVAALIAFLGFAGNTAASPLYRIYQAEFGFSATTLTLLFAVYIVVLLLTLLVFGSVSDHVGRRPVILAGLAAGAVACGLFLLAHGVGLLFGARALQGVAAGLIAGTASATLHDLRPESGVTPVVSSAMPTGGQALGAIGASALAQYAVAPTRLVWWLLLAAFITGAVAVLAMPEPGRLRAGAVSSMRPQVSLPPAARGAFAATVPALIGMWALAGLYLSLGPSLAVQLLHSKNLLWGGILIFLLTGLGAVASAVLARKNPSGVILGGCLALIAGALVTFAAIETNTAMALFVGTAIAGLGLGSAFMGAYRSTVALAPPHDRAGVITAIYIVGYLSTGIPAVIGGIATTNYGLHETALVYSVAVAVLAASAVALLVRRMTTGRAMRGTHDAGAPPGPGTVPPCPPVGGRRSEARA
- a CDS encoding glycoside hydrolase family 65 protein, whose protein sequence is MIQHPAFPVEPWALREVDLDLEMLAQTESVFALANGHVGLRGNLDEGEPHGLLGTYLAGFYESRPLPYAEAGYGYPEAGQTVVNATDGKIVRLLIEDEPFDIRYGELRSHERVLDFRAGVLRRHVNWVSPTGRPVRVCSTRLVSFTHRAVAAILYEVEPLDRRIPVVVQSELVANGPLPASEHDPRVAAALASPLQAESADAHDAYGALTHSTKASGLTLAAAMDHIIDGPPGTEMRSESFDDLARVTVTADVAPGRPLRLVKFLAYGWSSQRSVPAIRDQVAAALAAARHTGWQRLLDEQREYLDEFWERADVELEGDAELQQAVRFALFHTLQASARGEQRAVAARGLTGPGYDGHTFWDTESFVLPVLTYTAPHVVADALSWRSLTLDLAKQRAAQLGLRGAAFPWRTIRGEECSGYWPAGTAAFHINADIADAVVRYQAASGDEAFERRVGLELLVETARLWRSLGHYDAAGRFRIHGVTGPDEYSALANNNVYTNLMAQRNLRAAADSAERHPRRAAELGVNHDEAAGWRAAAQTMLVPYDENLGIHPQAEGFIEHPPWDFTATAPEQYPLLLHFPYFDLYRKKVVKQADLVLALYLRGDAFTPQQKARNFEYYEPLTVRDSSLSACTQAVVAAEVGHLELAYDYFGEAALTDLADLHHNTRDGLHIASLAGTWISAVAGFGGMRDHDGSLRFAPRLPEALDRLAFRLCFRGRRLLVEARPEQATYSLQQGAPLEITHHGEPATLIVGQPLTRPIPPVVPREAPPQPHGRMPTRRTPGARLGSSERRAA